The following proteins are co-located in the Nomia melanderi isolate GNS246 chromosome 1, iyNomMela1, whole genome shotgun sequence genome:
- the hppy gene encoding MAP4K3-like protein hppy isoform X3 — MMALNANALSSDISRRNPQDEYELIQRIGSGTYGDVYKAKRLSMNDLAAIKVIKLEPGDDFAIIQQEILMMKDCRHPNVIAYYGSYLRRDKLWICMEYCGGGSLQDIYHITGPLSEIQIAYMCRETLLGLNYLHSMGKMHRDIKSANILLTEAGDVKLADFGVSAQITATINKRKSFIGTPYWMAPEVAAVERKGGYNQLCDIWACGITAIELAELQPPMFDLHPMRALFLMSKSGFKPPTLKDRDKWSPTFHNFVKVALTKNPKKRPTAEKLLQHAFFQGEMSKRLALELLQKVSNPSHMFTDLEADEDGAVPNVPQRIASRHTARPRPKSPIPQLDSDDQINLDGTLQREAISPSVDGNPAWDIMDIMNNVKTVHNCDAHPDCGIGTAFEDEQENTVAASVTTDNRESRRSKTGTEIFRMTLRGNAMSMVGGHCDQLYSLQATLPLGESSNDCELHCPYYNMSGSQASPRRHSSVDELYGLVSSTQSLTAANGQRQRSLSDSGPRDESPQSNGQNEAPGDGDGESMSPDLLSDTPPVPPRRRDRKRHTPPRPISNGLPPTPKVHMGACFSKVFNGCPLRIHCTASWIHPDTRDQHLLIAAEEGIYNLNLNELHETAIDQLYPRRTIWMYVIKDVLMSLSGKTPQLYRHDLLAMQSKQSHRFSLHMNKIPERLVPRKFALTTKVPDTKGCTKCCVGRNPYNGYKYLCGAMPTGIFLMQWYDPLNKFMLLKHFDCTLPLPLNVFEIIITPEMEYPMVCVSVKQPYQQNKLKLDLINMNSGASWFHSDELEDMDGSATVIPRRENLHVINVTQLEKNAILVCYDNVVKVVTLQGKPRSSRKHMSELHFNFQIESIICLPDSVLAFHKHGMQGRSFKNGEVTQEISDPSRTYRLLGSDKVVMLESHLVQSGTLTESEGADLYILAGHEASY; from the exons ATGATGGCTTTGAACGCGAATGCACTGTCCAGTGACATAAGCCGAAGAAATCCACAGGATGAGTACGAGCTCATTCAGAGGATAGGTAGTGGAACGTACGGAGATGTTTACAAG GCCAAAAGACTTTCTATGAATGACCTCGCCGCTATTAAGGTTATCAAATTGGAACCAG gggatgattttgcaattattcagcAAGAAATTCTGATGATGAAAGATTGCAGGCATCCCAATGTAATTGCGTATTATGGGAGCTACTTGAGAAGGGATAAATTATGGATTTGTATGGAATATTGCGGAGGTGGTTCCTTGCAAGATATATATCACA TAACTGGACCATTATCAGAAATACAAATAGCATATATGTGTCGTGAGACTCTGTTGGGATTGAATTACTTGCACAGTATGGGGAAAATGCATCGCGACATTAAGAGTGCCAATATATTATTGACTGAAGCCGGTGATGTCAAGTTAGCTGACTTTGGTGTATCCGCACAAATTACAGCCACtattaataaaaggaaaagtTTTATTGGCACTCCTTATTGGATGGCACCCGAG GTGGCAGCTGTAGAAAGAAAAGGTGGCTACAATCAACTTTGTGATATTTGGGCATGTGGTATCACCGCAATAGAATTGGCAGAACTGCAGCCACCCATGTTCGATTTGCATCCTATGCGGGCACTTTTTCTCATGTCCAAATCTGGCTTCAAGCCGCCAACCTTAAAAGACAGGGACAAATGGAGTCCGACATTCCATAATTTTGTTAAAGTTGCTCTCACTAAAAACCCTAAAAAACGACCAACAGCTGAAAAACTTCTACag CACGCATTTTTTCAAGGCGAAATGAGTAAACGTTTAGCTTTGGAATTGTTGCAAAAGGTATCAAATCCTAGTCATATGTTTACTGATTTAGAAGCTGATGAAGATGGAGCCGTACCTAATGTTCCACAAAGGATTGCGTCGCGTCATACCGCAAGACCTAGACCAAAAAGTCCTATACCACAATTAGATAGCGATG ATCAAATTAATCTAGATGGCACATTGCAAAGGGAAGCAATATCACCATCTGTAGATGGCAATCCAGCATGGGATATCATGGATATCATGAATAATGTAAAG ACTGTTCATAACTGTGATGCGCATCCAGACTGTGGTATTGGTACTGCATTCGAAGACGAACAAGAAAA TACTGTTGCCGCTAGCGTAACAACAGATAATAGAGAATCACGTCGAAGCAAAACAGGCACAGAAATATTTCGTATGACTTTAAG GGGGAATGCAATGTCGATGGTTGGTGGGCATTGCGACCAGCTATATTCCCTGCA AGCTACACTTCCCCTTGGAGAGTCATCGAATGACTGCGAATTGCACTGTCCGTATTACAATATGTCAG GATCTCAAGCAAGCCCCAGGCGTCACAGCTCTGTGGACGAGTTGTATGGTCTGGTGAGCAGTACACAATCTTTAACTGCTGCCAATGGACAACGTCAACGATCTCTTTCGGACAGTGGTCCTAGAGATGAATCCCCACAGTCTAATG GTCAAAATGAAGCGCCAGGCGACGGGGACGGGGAAAGTATGAGTCCAGACTTGTTATCTGATACTCCGCCTGTTCCTCCGAGGAGAAGGGACAGGAAACGCCACACACCTCCCAGACCTATCAGCAATGGACTACCGCCGACACCTAAAGTTCATATGGGGGCGTGCTTCTCAAAA GTATTCAACGGATGTCCTCTAAGAATACACTGCACCGCGAGCTGGATCCATCCAGACACGAGGGATCAGCACTTGCTGATCGCGGCGGAAGAAGGAATTTACAACTTGAACTTGAACGAACTCCATGAAACTGCGATCGATCAGTTGTACCCGAGACGTACAATTTGGATGTATGTCATTAAGGATGTCCTGATGTCTTTGTCTG GTAAAACTCCACAATTGTACAGACACGATTTATTAGCGATGCAAAGCAAACAGAGCCACAGGTTTTCCCTGCACATGAACAAAATACCCGAGAGATTAGTCCCTAGGAAGTTCGCTCTGACGACCAAGGTTCCAGACACGAAGGGTTGCACGAAGTGTTGCGTTGGGCGAAACCCGTACAATGG GTACAAATACCTTTGCGGTGCAATGCCAACGGGGATATTCTTAATGCAATGGTACGATCCTTTGAATAAGTTCATGCTCCTCAAGCATTTCGATTGTACGCTGCCATTGCCATTGAACGTGTTTGAGATTATCATTACGCCTGAAATGGAATATCCGATGGTGTGTGTATCCGTGAAGCAACCATATCAGCAGAACAAATTGAAACTGGACTTGATAAATATGAATTCAGGAGCAAGTTGGTTTCATAGCGACGAACTGGAAGACATGGACGGTTCAG CCACTGTAATACCAAGAAGAGAGAACCTCCACGTTATCAATGTAACGCAATTAGAGAAGAATGCAATATTAGTATGTTACGACA ATGTAGTAAAAGTGGTGACGCTGCAGGGGAAACCCAGATCAAGCAGGAAACATATGTCAGAGTTACATTTTAACTTCCAAATCGAATCCATTA TCTGCTTACCAGATAGTGTACTAGCATTCCACAAGCATGGTATGCAAGGTAGGAGTTTTAAGAATGGCGAGGTCACGCAAGAAATCAGCGACCCGAGCAGGACATATAGACTACTTGGATCTGATAA AGTGGTGATGCTGGAGAGCCATTTGGTTCAGTCAGGCACATTGACGGAATCCGAGGGAGCAGACTTGTACATACTTGCTGGACACGAGGCCAGTTACTAA
- the hppy gene encoding MAP4K3-like protein hppy isoform X14, which yields MMALNANALSSDISRRNPQDEYELIQRIGSGTYGDVYKAKRLSMNDLAAIKVIKLEPGDDFAIIQQEILMMKDCRHPNVIAYYGSYLRRDKLWICMEYCGGGSLQDIYHITGPLSEIQIAYMCRETLLGLNYLHSMGKMHRDIKSANILLTEAGDVKLADFGVSAQITATINKRKSFIGTPYWMAPEVAAVERKGGYNQLCDIWACGITAIELAELQPPMFDLHPMRALFLMSKSGFKPPTLKDRDKWSPTFHNFVKVALTKNPKKRPTAEKLLQHAFFQGEMSKRLALELLQKVSNPSHMFTDLEADEDGAVPNVPQRIASRHTARPRPKSPIPQLDSDDQINLDGTLQREAISPSVDGNPAWDIMDIMNNVKTVHNCDAHPDCGIGTAFEDEQENTVAASVTTDNRESRRSKTGTEIFRMTLRSLLQYIDEELLLRATLPLGESSNDCELHCPYYNMSGQNEAPGDGDGESMSPDLLSDTPPVPPRRRDRKRHTPPRPISNGLPPTPKVHMGACFSKVFNGCPLRIHCTASWIHPDTRDQHLLIAAEEGIYNLNLNELHETAIDQLYPRRTIWMYVIKDVLMSLSGKTPQLYRHDLLAMQSKQSHRFSLHMNKIPERLVPRKFALTTKVPDTKGCTKCCVGRNPYNGYKYLCGAMPTGIFLMQWYDPLNKFMLLKHFDCTLPLPLNVFEIIITPEMEYPMVCVSVKQPYQQNKLKLDLINMNSGASWFHSDELEDMDGSATVIPRRENLHVINVTQLEKNAILVCYDNVVKVVTLQGKPRSSRKHMSELHFNFQIESIICLPDSVLAFHKHGMQGRSFKNGEVTQEISDPSRTYRLLGSDKVVMLESHLVQSGTLTESEGADLYILAGHEASY from the exons ATGATGGCTTTGAACGCGAATGCACTGTCCAGTGACATAAGCCGAAGAAATCCACAGGATGAGTACGAGCTCATTCAGAGGATAGGTAGTGGAACGTACGGAGATGTTTACAAG GCCAAAAGACTTTCTATGAATGACCTCGCCGCTATTAAGGTTATCAAATTGGAACCAG gggatgattttgcaattattcagcAAGAAATTCTGATGATGAAAGATTGCAGGCATCCCAATGTAATTGCGTATTATGGGAGCTACTTGAGAAGGGATAAATTATGGATTTGTATGGAATATTGCGGAGGTGGTTCCTTGCAAGATATATATCACA TAACTGGACCATTATCAGAAATACAAATAGCATATATGTGTCGTGAGACTCTGTTGGGATTGAATTACTTGCACAGTATGGGGAAAATGCATCGCGACATTAAGAGTGCCAATATATTATTGACTGAAGCCGGTGATGTCAAGTTAGCTGACTTTGGTGTATCCGCACAAATTACAGCCACtattaataaaaggaaaagtTTTATTGGCACTCCTTATTGGATGGCACCCGAG GTGGCAGCTGTAGAAAGAAAAGGTGGCTACAATCAACTTTGTGATATTTGGGCATGTGGTATCACCGCAATAGAATTGGCAGAACTGCAGCCACCCATGTTCGATTTGCATCCTATGCGGGCACTTTTTCTCATGTCCAAATCTGGCTTCAAGCCGCCAACCTTAAAAGACAGGGACAAATGGAGTCCGACATTCCATAATTTTGTTAAAGTTGCTCTCACTAAAAACCCTAAAAAACGACCAACAGCTGAAAAACTTCTACag CACGCATTTTTTCAAGGCGAAATGAGTAAACGTTTAGCTTTGGAATTGTTGCAAAAGGTATCAAATCCTAGTCATATGTTTACTGATTTAGAAGCTGATGAAGATGGAGCCGTACCTAATGTTCCACAAAGGATTGCGTCGCGTCATACCGCAAGACCTAGACCAAAAAGTCCTATACCACAATTAGATAGCGATG ATCAAATTAATCTAGATGGCACATTGCAAAGGGAAGCAATATCACCATCTGTAGATGGCAATCCAGCATGGGATATCATGGATATCATGAATAATGTAAAG ACTGTTCATAACTGTGATGCGCATCCAGACTGTGGTATTGGTACTGCATTCGAAGACGAACAAGAAAA TACTGTTGCCGCTAGCGTAACAACAGATAATAGAGAATCACGTCGAAGCAAAACAGGCACAGAAATATTTCGTATGACTTTAAG GAGTCTATTGCAGTACATTGATGAGGAGTTGTTGCTAAG AGCTACACTTCCCCTTGGAGAGTCATCGAATGACTGCGAATTGCACTGTCCGTATTACAATATGTCAG GTCAAAATGAAGCGCCAGGCGACGGGGACGGGGAAAGTATGAGTCCAGACTTGTTATCTGATACTCCGCCTGTTCCTCCGAGGAGAAGGGACAGGAAACGCCACACACCTCCCAGACCTATCAGCAATGGACTACCGCCGACACCTAAAGTTCATATGGGGGCGTGCTTCTCAAAA GTATTCAACGGATGTCCTCTAAGAATACACTGCACCGCGAGCTGGATCCATCCAGACACGAGGGATCAGCACTTGCTGATCGCGGCGGAAGAAGGAATTTACAACTTGAACTTGAACGAACTCCATGAAACTGCGATCGATCAGTTGTACCCGAGACGTACAATTTGGATGTATGTCATTAAGGATGTCCTGATGTCTTTGTCTG GTAAAACTCCACAATTGTACAGACACGATTTATTAGCGATGCAAAGCAAACAGAGCCACAGGTTTTCCCTGCACATGAACAAAATACCCGAGAGATTAGTCCCTAGGAAGTTCGCTCTGACGACCAAGGTTCCAGACACGAAGGGTTGCACGAAGTGTTGCGTTGGGCGAAACCCGTACAATGG GTACAAATACCTTTGCGGTGCAATGCCAACGGGGATATTCTTAATGCAATGGTACGATCCTTTGAATAAGTTCATGCTCCTCAAGCATTTCGATTGTACGCTGCCATTGCCATTGAACGTGTTTGAGATTATCATTACGCCTGAAATGGAATATCCGATGGTGTGTGTATCCGTGAAGCAACCATATCAGCAGAACAAATTGAAACTGGACTTGATAAATATGAATTCAGGAGCAAGTTGGTTTCATAGCGACGAACTGGAAGACATGGACGGTTCAG CCACTGTAATACCAAGAAGAGAGAACCTCCACGTTATCAATGTAACGCAATTAGAGAAGAATGCAATATTAGTATGTTACGACA ATGTAGTAAAAGTGGTGACGCTGCAGGGGAAACCCAGATCAAGCAGGAAACATATGTCAGAGTTACATTTTAACTTCCAAATCGAATCCATTA TCTGCTTACCAGATAGTGTACTAGCATTCCACAAGCATGGTATGCAAGGTAGGAGTTTTAAGAATGGCGAGGTCACGCAAGAAATCAGCGACCCGAGCAGGACATATAGACTACTTGGATCTGATAA AGTGGTGATGCTGGAGAGCCATTTGGTTCAGTCAGGCACATTGACGGAATCCGAGGGAGCAGACTTGTACATACTTGCTGGACACGAGGCCAGTTACTAA
- the hppy gene encoding MAP4K3-like protein hppy isoform X12: MMALNANALSSDISRRNPQDEYELIQRIGSGTYGDVYKAKRLSMNDLAAIKVIKLEPGDDFAIIQQEILMMKDCRHPNVIAYYGSYLRRDKLWICMEYCGGGSLQDIYHITGPLSEIQIAYMCRETLLGLNYLHSMGKMHRDIKSANILLTEAGDVKLADFGVSAQITATINKRKSFIGTPYWMAPEVAAVERKGGYNQLCDIWACGITAIELAELQPPMFDLHPMRALFLMSKSGFKPPTLKDRDKWSPTFHNFVKVALTKNPKKRPTAEKLLQHAFFQGEMSKRLALELLQKVSNPSHMFTDLEADEDGAVPNVPQRIASRHTARPRPKSPIPQLDSDDQINLDGTLQREAISPSVDGNPAWDIMDIMNNVKTVHNCDAHPDCGIGTAFEDEQEKATLPLGESSNDCELHCPYYNMSGSQASPRRHSSVDELYGLVSSTQSLTAANGQRQRSLSDSGPRDESPQSNGQNEAPGDGDGESMSPDLLSDTPPVPPRRRDRKRHTPPRPISNGLPPTPKVHMGACFSKVFNGCPLRIHCTASWIHPDTRDQHLLIAAEEGIYNLNLNELHETAIDQLYPRRTIWMYVIKDVLMSLSGKTPQLYRHDLLAMQSKQSHRFSLHMNKIPERLVPRKFALTTKVPDTKGCTKCCVGRNPYNGYKYLCGAMPTGIFLMQWYDPLNKFMLLKHFDCTLPLPLNVFEIIITPEMEYPMVCVSVKQPYQQNKLKLDLINMNSGASWFHSDELEDMDGSATVIPRRENLHVINVTQLEKNAILVCYDNVVKVVTLQGKPRSSRKHMSELHFNFQIESIICLPDSVLAFHKHGMQGRSFKNGEVTQEISDPSRTYRLLGSDKVVMLESHLVQSGTLTESEGADLYILAGHEASY; the protein is encoded by the exons ATGATGGCTTTGAACGCGAATGCACTGTCCAGTGACATAAGCCGAAGAAATCCACAGGATGAGTACGAGCTCATTCAGAGGATAGGTAGTGGAACGTACGGAGATGTTTACAAG GCCAAAAGACTTTCTATGAATGACCTCGCCGCTATTAAGGTTATCAAATTGGAACCAG gggatgattttgcaattattcagcAAGAAATTCTGATGATGAAAGATTGCAGGCATCCCAATGTAATTGCGTATTATGGGAGCTACTTGAGAAGGGATAAATTATGGATTTGTATGGAATATTGCGGAGGTGGTTCCTTGCAAGATATATATCACA TAACTGGACCATTATCAGAAATACAAATAGCATATATGTGTCGTGAGACTCTGTTGGGATTGAATTACTTGCACAGTATGGGGAAAATGCATCGCGACATTAAGAGTGCCAATATATTATTGACTGAAGCCGGTGATGTCAAGTTAGCTGACTTTGGTGTATCCGCACAAATTACAGCCACtattaataaaaggaaaagtTTTATTGGCACTCCTTATTGGATGGCACCCGAG GTGGCAGCTGTAGAAAGAAAAGGTGGCTACAATCAACTTTGTGATATTTGGGCATGTGGTATCACCGCAATAGAATTGGCAGAACTGCAGCCACCCATGTTCGATTTGCATCCTATGCGGGCACTTTTTCTCATGTCCAAATCTGGCTTCAAGCCGCCAACCTTAAAAGACAGGGACAAATGGAGTCCGACATTCCATAATTTTGTTAAAGTTGCTCTCACTAAAAACCCTAAAAAACGACCAACAGCTGAAAAACTTCTACag CACGCATTTTTTCAAGGCGAAATGAGTAAACGTTTAGCTTTGGAATTGTTGCAAAAGGTATCAAATCCTAGTCATATGTTTACTGATTTAGAAGCTGATGAAGATGGAGCCGTACCTAATGTTCCACAAAGGATTGCGTCGCGTCATACCGCAAGACCTAGACCAAAAAGTCCTATACCACAATTAGATAGCGATG ATCAAATTAATCTAGATGGCACATTGCAAAGGGAAGCAATATCACCATCTGTAGATGGCAATCCAGCATGGGATATCATGGATATCATGAATAATGTAAAG ACTGTTCATAACTGTGATGCGCATCCAGACTGTGGTATTGGTACTGCATTCGAAGACGAACAAGAAAA AGCTACACTTCCCCTTGGAGAGTCATCGAATGACTGCGAATTGCACTGTCCGTATTACAATATGTCAG GATCTCAAGCAAGCCCCAGGCGTCACAGCTCTGTGGACGAGTTGTATGGTCTGGTGAGCAGTACACAATCTTTAACTGCTGCCAATGGACAACGTCAACGATCTCTTTCGGACAGTGGTCCTAGAGATGAATCCCCACAGTCTAATG GTCAAAATGAAGCGCCAGGCGACGGGGACGGGGAAAGTATGAGTCCAGACTTGTTATCTGATACTCCGCCTGTTCCTCCGAGGAGAAGGGACAGGAAACGCCACACACCTCCCAGACCTATCAGCAATGGACTACCGCCGACACCTAAAGTTCATATGGGGGCGTGCTTCTCAAAA GTATTCAACGGATGTCCTCTAAGAATACACTGCACCGCGAGCTGGATCCATCCAGACACGAGGGATCAGCACTTGCTGATCGCGGCGGAAGAAGGAATTTACAACTTGAACTTGAACGAACTCCATGAAACTGCGATCGATCAGTTGTACCCGAGACGTACAATTTGGATGTATGTCATTAAGGATGTCCTGATGTCTTTGTCTG GTAAAACTCCACAATTGTACAGACACGATTTATTAGCGATGCAAAGCAAACAGAGCCACAGGTTTTCCCTGCACATGAACAAAATACCCGAGAGATTAGTCCCTAGGAAGTTCGCTCTGACGACCAAGGTTCCAGACACGAAGGGTTGCACGAAGTGTTGCGTTGGGCGAAACCCGTACAATGG GTACAAATACCTTTGCGGTGCAATGCCAACGGGGATATTCTTAATGCAATGGTACGATCCTTTGAATAAGTTCATGCTCCTCAAGCATTTCGATTGTACGCTGCCATTGCCATTGAACGTGTTTGAGATTATCATTACGCCTGAAATGGAATATCCGATGGTGTGTGTATCCGTGAAGCAACCATATCAGCAGAACAAATTGAAACTGGACTTGATAAATATGAATTCAGGAGCAAGTTGGTTTCATAGCGACGAACTGGAAGACATGGACGGTTCAG CCACTGTAATACCAAGAAGAGAGAACCTCCACGTTATCAATGTAACGCAATTAGAGAAGAATGCAATATTAGTATGTTACGACA ATGTAGTAAAAGTGGTGACGCTGCAGGGGAAACCCAGATCAAGCAGGAAACATATGTCAGAGTTACATTTTAACTTCCAAATCGAATCCATTA TCTGCTTACCAGATAGTGTACTAGCATTCCACAAGCATGGTATGCAAGGTAGGAGTTTTAAGAATGGCGAGGTCACGCAAGAAATCAGCGACCCGAGCAGGACATATAGACTACTTGGATCTGATAA AGTGGTGATGCTGGAGAGCCATTTGGTTCAGTCAGGCACATTGACGGAATCCGAGGGAGCAGACTTGTACATACTTGCTGGACACGAGGCCAGTTACTAA
- the hppy gene encoding MAP4K3-like protein hppy isoform X1 gives MMALNANALSSDISRRNPQDEYELIQRIGSGTYGDVYKAKRLSMNDLAAIKVIKLEPGDDFAIIQQEILMMKDCRHPNVIAYYGSYLRRDKLWICMEYCGGGSLQDIYHITGPLSEIQIAYMCRETLLGLNYLHSMGKMHRDIKSANILLTEAGDVKLADFGVSAQITATINKRKSFIGTPYWMAPEVAAVERKGGYNQLCDIWACGITAIELAELQPPMFDLHPMRALFLMSKSGFKPPTLKDRDKWSPTFHNFVKVALTKNPKKRPTAEKLLQHAFFQGEMSKRLALELLQKVSNPSHMFTDLEADEDGAVPNVPQRIASRHTARPRPKSPIPQLDSDDQINLDGTLQREAISPSVDGNPAWDIMDIMNNVKTVHNCDAHPDCGIGTAFEDEQENTVAASVTTDNRESRRSKTGTEIFRMTLRSLLQYIDEELLLRGNAMSMVGGHCDQLYSLQATLPLGESSNDCELHCPYYNMSGSQASPRRHSSVDELYGLVSSTQSLTAANGQRQRSLSDSGPRDESPQSNGQNEAPGDGDGESMSPDLLSDTPPVPPRRRDRKRHTPPRPISNGLPPTPKVHMGACFSKVFNGCPLRIHCTASWIHPDTRDQHLLIAAEEGIYNLNLNELHETAIDQLYPRRTIWMYVIKDVLMSLSGKTPQLYRHDLLAMQSKQSHRFSLHMNKIPERLVPRKFALTTKVPDTKGCTKCCVGRNPYNGYKYLCGAMPTGIFLMQWYDPLNKFMLLKHFDCTLPLPLNVFEIIITPEMEYPMVCVSVKQPYQQNKLKLDLINMNSGASWFHSDELEDMDGSATVIPRRENLHVINVTQLEKNAILVCYDNVVKVVTLQGKPRSSRKHMSELHFNFQIESIICLPDSVLAFHKHGMQGRSFKNGEVTQEISDPSRTYRLLGSDKVVMLESHLVQSGTLTESEGADLYILAGHEASY, from the exons ATGATGGCTTTGAACGCGAATGCACTGTCCAGTGACATAAGCCGAAGAAATCCACAGGATGAGTACGAGCTCATTCAGAGGATAGGTAGTGGAACGTACGGAGATGTTTACAAG GCCAAAAGACTTTCTATGAATGACCTCGCCGCTATTAAGGTTATCAAATTGGAACCAG gggatgattttgcaattattcagcAAGAAATTCTGATGATGAAAGATTGCAGGCATCCCAATGTAATTGCGTATTATGGGAGCTACTTGAGAAGGGATAAATTATGGATTTGTATGGAATATTGCGGAGGTGGTTCCTTGCAAGATATATATCACA TAACTGGACCATTATCAGAAATACAAATAGCATATATGTGTCGTGAGACTCTGTTGGGATTGAATTACTTGCACAGTATGGGGAAAATGCATCGCGACATTAAGAGTGCCAATATATTATTGACTGAAGCCGGTGATGTCAAGTTAGCTGACTTTGGTGTATCCGCACAAATTACAGCCACtattaataaaaggaaaagtTTTATTGGCACTCCTTATTGGATGGCACCCGAG GTGGCAGCTGTAGAAAGAAAAGGTGGCTACAATCAACTTTGTGATATTTGGGCATGTGGTATCACCGCAATAGAATTGGCAGAACTGCAGCCACCCATGTTCGATTTGCATCCTATGCGGGCACTTTTTCTCATGTCCAAATCTGGCTTCAAGCCGCCAACCTTAAAAGACAGGGACAAATGGAGTCCGACATTCCATAATTTTGTTAAAGTTGCTCTCACTAAAAACCCTAAAAAACGACCAACAGCTGAAAAACTTCTACag CACGCATTTTTTCAAGGCGAAATGAGTAAACGTTTAGCTTTGGAATTGTTGCAAAAGGTATCAAATCCTAGTCATATGTTTACTGATTTAGAAGCTGATGAAGATGGAGCCGTACCTAATGTTCCACAAAGGATTGCGTCGCGTCATACCGCAAGACCTAGACCAAAAAGTCCTATACCACAATTAGATAGCGATG ATCAAATTAATCTAGATGGCACATTGCAAAGGGAAGCAATATCACCATCTGTAGATGGCAATCCAGCATGGGATATCATGGATATCATGAATAATGTAAAG ACTGTTCATAACTGTGATGCGCATCCAGACTGTGGTATTGGTACTGCATTCGAAGACGAACAAGAAAA TACTGTTGCCGCTAGCGTAACAACAGATAATAGAGAATCACGTCGAAGCAAAACAGGCACAGAAATATTTCGTATGACTTTAAG GAGTCTATTGCAGTACATTGATGAGGAGTTGTTGCTAAG GGGGAATGCAATGTCGATGGTTGGTGGGCATTGCGACCAGCTATATTCCCTGCA AGCTACACTTCCCCTTGGAGAGTCATCGAATGACTGCGAATTGCACTGTCCGTATTACAATATGTCAG GATCTCAAGCAAGCCCCAGGCGTCACAGCTCTGTGGACGAGTTGTATGGTCTGGTGAGCAGTACACAATCTTTAACTGCTGCCAATGGACAACGTCAACGATCTCTTTCGGACAGTGGTCCTAGAGATGAATCCCCACAGTCTAATG GTCAAAATGAAGCGCCAGGCGACGGGGACGGGGAAAGTATGAGTCCAGACTTGTTATCTGATACTCCGCCTGTTCCTCCGAGGAGAAGGGACAGGAAACGCCACACACCTCCCAGACCTATCAGCAATGGACTACCGCCGACACCTAAAGTTCATATGGGGGCGTGCTTCTCAAAA GTATTCAACGGATGTCCTCTAAGAATACACTGCACCGCGAGCTGGATCCATCCAGACACGAGGGATCAGCACTTGCTGATCGCGGCGGAAGAAGGAATTTACAACTTGAACTTGAACGAACTCCATGAAACTGCGATCGATCAGTTGTACCCGAGACGTACAATTTGGATGTATGTCATTAAGGATGTCCTGATGTCTTTGTCTG GTAAAACTCCACAATTGTACAGACACGATTTATTAGCGATGCAAAGCAAACAGAGCCACAGGTTTTCCCTGCACATGAACAAAATACCCGAGAGATTAGTCCCTAGGAAGTTCGCTCTGACGACCAAGGTTCCAGACACGAAGGGTTGCACGAAGTGTTGCGTTGGGCGAAACCCGTACAATGG GTACAAATACCTTTGCGGTGCAATGCCAACGGGGATATTCTTAATGCAATGGTACGATCCTTTGAATAAGTTCATGCTCCTCAAGCATTTCGATTGTACGCTGCCATTGCCATTGAACGTGTTTGAGATTATCATTACGCCTGAAATGGAATATCCGATGGTGTGTGTATCCGTGAAGCAACCATATCAGCAGAACAAATTGAAACTGGACTTGATAAATATGAATTCAGGAGCAAGTTGGTTTCATAGCGACGAACTGGAAGACATGGACGGTTCAG CCACTGTAATACCAAGAAGAGAGAACCTCCACGTTATCAATGTAACGCAATTAGAGAAGAATGCAATATTAGTATGTTACGACA ATGTAGTAAAAGTGGTGACGCTGCAGGGGAAACCCAGATCAAGCAGGAAACATATGTCAGAGTTACATTTTAACTTCCAAATCGAATCCATTA TCTGCTTACCAGATAGTGTACTAGCATTCCACAAGCATGGTATGCAAGGTAGGAGTTTTAAGAATGGCGAGGTCACGCAAGAAATCAGCGACCCGAGCAGGACATATAGACTACTTGGATCTGATAA AGTGGTGATGCTGGAGAGCCATTTGGTTCAGTCAGGCACATTGACGGAATCCGAGGGAGCAGACTTGTACATACTTGCTGGACACGAGGCCAGTTACTAA